The following coding sequences are from one Epilithonimonas vandammei window:
- a CDS encoding CHC2 zinc finger domain-containing protein, whose amino-acid sequence MEISLIKQQLSLSEVLKHYNLQPKNKMLHCFYHEDKTASLQVNLEKNFYKCHSCGKTGDVIQFIEDYEKLTKHEAIKKAESLIGNEQLSVKNIRGTAENLGRTNLSGERSALFLENTFSYFRKALYCSNPAKEYIEKRNLDNSILEIGYNSGQFHHGERKSEELISNALEVGLLLDKGLINNRTGEKGYSIFANKCIAFPLKNKSGEIVSFYFRAIVENKNGKHFYLKNRSGIYPNYPKSDTKKLILTEAIIDCASLLQIKEIRDNYSLISCFGTNGLNEEILKAIQELKELEEIIFCFDNDDAGRKAVKKYAEEFRNYKVSTIELPNNDVNETLQLHDETIFIQLLEERKSLFSTEEKTEKIKVTEVEPRIEPKTIIEFLEQKDLLKSLNQLIEKAGIIGEENSRLLLFLITISYLNKSPLHGIVQGSSGSGKTHIISRIADLMPQEDVLRFTRITESSLYNWGEFDLFQKIIIIEDLDGLKEDALYALREFISNQVLRSSVTIKDKKGNNKSSHKIVKGQFSSLSATTKGETYEDNMSRSFLLAVDESKEQTQRIIEYQNRRNAGEIDRNQQEKAIGFVQKLVRNLKYYEVINPFATKLQLPEKVHKIRRLNEMYQAVIKQVTFINQYQREVKNGFLITEIEDIEQATEVLFESIVLKVDELDGSLRQFYERLKKYVKNENQEFILREIRQEFNISKTQMFRYIQALTELDYIKQTGGFSNKGIKYKISYWDNHQKLRTEIKEFLNNQIQQLKNANGTQKER is encoded by the coding sequence ATGGAAATCTCTCTCATAAAACAACAATTAAGTTTATCCGAAGTCCTGAAGCATTACAATTTACAGCCAAAAAATAAAATGCTCCATTGTTTTTATCACGAAGACAAAACAGCGAGTCTGCAAGTGAATTTAGAAAAGAACTTTTACAAATGCCACAGTTGCGGAAAGACAGGCGATGTAATCCAATTTATAGAAGATTATGAGAAACTCACAAAACACGAAGCGATAAAGAAAGCAGAGAGTTTAATTGGCAATGAACAATTATCAGTAAAAAATATTAGAGGTACTGCGGAGAACCTTGGGCGGACTAATCTCTCAGGAGAAAGGTCTGCCCTTTTTTTAGAAAATACCTTTAGTTATTTTAGGAAAGCGTTGTATTGTTCCAATCCTGCAAAAGAATATATTGAGAAAAGGAATTTGGATAACTCCATTTTAGAGATTGGTTATAACAGCGGTCAGTTCCATCACGGAGAAAGAAAAAGCGAAGAATTAATCAGCAATGCTTTAGAAGTTGGTTTATTATTAGATAAAGGGCTCATTAACAACAGAACAGGCGAAAAAGGCTACAGTATTTTTGCGAATAAATGTATTGCTTTTCCTTTGAAAAATAAATCTGGAGAAATTGTAAGCTTTTATTTTAGAGCAATCGTAGAGAACAAAAACGGCAAACATTTTTATCTAAAGAATCGTTCCGGAATTTATCCGAACTACCCGAAATCAGATACTAAAAAACTGATTTTAACGGAAGCAATTATAGATTGTGCGAGTTTACTCCAAATAAAAGAGATAAGAGATAATTACAGTCTTATAAGCTGTTTTGGGACGAATGGATTGAACGAGGAGATTTTAAAAGCGATACAAGAACTCAAAGAATTAGAGGAAATTATTTTCTGTTTTGATAATGACGATGCAGGAAGAAAGGCAGTTAAGAAATATGCAGAAGAATTTAGAAATTATAAGGTATCTACAATTGAACTTCCTAATAATGACGTAAATGAGACTTTACAATTACACGATGAAACAATATTTATACAACTTTTAGAAGAAAGGAAATCTTTATTTTCTACTGAAGAAAAAACTGAAAAAATAAAAGTTACAGAAGTAGAACCAAGAATAGAACCGAAAACAATAATAGAATTTTTAGAACAAAAAGACCTATTGAAATCCTTAAACCAACTTATTGAAAAAGCGGGAATAATCGGCGAAGAAAACAGCAGATTATTATTGTTCTTGATTACGATAAGTTACCTGAATAAAAGTCCACTGCACGGAATAGTACAAGGTTCAAGCGGAAGCGGAAAAACACATATCATATCAAGAATAGCGGATTTAATGCCACAGGAAGACGTGCTGAGATTTACTCGAATTACAGAATCAAGCTTATATAATTGGGGAGAATTTGACCTGTTTCAAAAGATCATAATAATAGAAGATCTGGACGGATTAAAAGAAGATGCATTGTATGCGCTGAGAGAATTTATATCGAACCAGGTTTTAAGAAGTTCGGTTACAATAAAAGACAAAAAAGGAAACAACAAATCTTCCCATAAGATTGTAAAAGGTCAGTTCAGCAGTTTAAGTGCGACGACAAAAGGAGAAACGTATGAGGATAATATGAGCAGGAGTTTTTTATTGGCAGTTGATGAAAGCAAAGAACAAACACAGAGAATCATCGAGTATCAGAACCGCAGAAACGCAGGAGAAATCGACAGAAACCAGCAGGAAAAAGCAATCGGTTTTGTACAGAAATTAGTGCGAAATTTAAAGTATTACGAGGTTATAAATCCGTTTGCAACCAAATTACAGTTACCCGAAAAGGTGCATAAAATAAGGAGATTGAACGAAATGTATCAAGCGGTAATAAAGCAGGTTACTTTTATTAATCAGTATCAAAGGGAAGTTAAAAACGGTTTTTTAATCACAGAAATAGAAGATATAGAACAGGCTACAGAAGTATTGTTTGAGAGCATTGTTTTAAAGGTTGATGAATTAGATGGGAGTTTAAGACAGTTCTACGAAAGATTAAAGAAGTATGTAAAAAACGAAAATCAAGAATTTATTTTAAGAGAAATAAGGCAAGAATTTAATATCAGTAAAACGCAGATGTTCCGATATATACAAGCATTGACGGAATTAGATTACATCAAGCAAACAGGAGGTTTTTCTAATAAAGGAATCAAATATAAAATCAGTTATTGGGATAATCATCAGAAATTGAGAACTGAAATTAAAGAGTTTTTAAACAATCAAATACAACAGTTGAAGAACGCTAATGGAACACAAAAGGAACGCTAA
- a CDS encoding helix-turn-helix domain-containing protein encodes MITFGKKIALLRKDLGLSQTELAKNLNTSVSVISRYERDEMTPSVDTAKKLAELLGSTVGYLLGETDNANLFKDPAMLQRLSELENMQTEDKTHILHVLDNFIKAVKLKNIAAL; translated from the coding sequence ATGATAACTTTTGGAAAAAAAATAGCATTGCTCCGTAAGGATTTAGGATTAAGCCAAACAGAACTGGCTAAAAATCTTAATACCTCTGTAAGTGTGATTTCACGATATGAAAGAGATGAGATGACACCATCCGTAGACACAGCTAAAAAACTGGCGGAGTTGCTCGGTTCTACTGTCGGTTATTTGCTCGGGGAAACTGACAACGCTAATCTTTTCAAAGATCCTGCAATGTTGCAAAGATTATCCGAACTGGAAAATATGCAAACCGAAGATAAAACCCACATTCTACACGTTCTCGATAACTTTATTAAAGCTGTGAAACTTAAAAATATTGCTGCGCTGTAA
- a CDS encoding JAB-like toxin 1 domain-containing protein, whose product MYDYGARMYMPDAVIWGQHDPLSEKYYESTPYAYVLGNPISNYDPDGMQVENDYKLLKNGDVKLIKETNDKSDTLYATDKKGNVDTSKSVTVQKAKASDSSVIGDLATQTTSDKANGFDKINYARTTNSNDAANVYMFAAKNSNVEWGLNAFQVGNKTSYTLFTGHIADLTPSNFQNQSMSKLLFEIHSHKNVNGPSPINGMTNGDYGISRQGDNYYYYRTGGKTTYPGHYLYYAPNEGKSVFWKYHWLNKEIYKKNMGSTIDLKNLK is encoded by the coding sequence ATGTATGACTACGGCGCAAGAATGTATATGCCGGATGCTGTAATTTGGGGACAACACGATCCACTTTCCGAAAAATACTACGAATCCACACCTTACGCCTATGTCTTAGGCAATCCAATTTCCAATTACGACCCTGACGGAATGCAGGTGGAAAATGATTACAAACTTCTTAAAAACGGAGATGTTAAACTAATCAAAGAAACCAATGATAAATCCGATACATTATATGCTACAGATAAAAAAGGAAATGTAGATACGTCCAAAAGCGTTACTGTTCAAAAAGCAAAAGCTTCCGATAGCTCTGTTATTGGAGATTTAGCAACTCAAACAACTTCTGATAAAGCTAATGGTTTTGATAAAATCAATTATGCTAGAACTACAAATTCTAATGATGCTGCAAATGTTTATATGTTTGCTGCCAAAAATTCTAATGTAGAATGGGGATTAAATGCCTTTCAAGTTGGCAATAAAACATCCTATACATTATTTACAGGGCATATTGCTGATTTAACGCCCTCTAATTTCCAAAATCAATCAATGTCAAAATTACTTTTTGAAATACATTCTCATAAGAATGTAAATGGACCGTCGCCTATAAACGGTATGACAAATGGTGATTATGGAATATCTAGACAAGGAGATAACTATTACTATTATAGAACAGGAGGCAAGACCACTTATCCAGGACATTATCTATACTACGCTCCTAATGAAGGTAAAAGTGTTTTTTGGAAATATCATTGGTTAAACAAAGAAATTTATAAGAAAAATATGGGTAGCACTATAGATTTAAAAAATTTGAAATGA
- a CDS encoding tyrosine-type recombinase/integrase: MEIREYLENHLSESSAQGYLYEIEKFKRHYKNPAKISHQNIMDYIELVRKTNSPQSTHKILQAIKKYFEYLQETGKVKHNPAKPIRIKDGKENPIQLQELLTEKELQKLLEPREERYPILTKRNQIIISLLVNQALLVGDIERLKIEDLDLKEAKIKVQKTAITNERILNLKAEQILLFYQYLQEERAKLVTFRTETENYFLLGKLGTKTTKEDINYLVSTYQKQFTKRLTSTRIRQSVIKLKLDNGENLRKVQYFAGHKHADTTEKYKETGINALQTAINQFHPIK; encoded by the coding sequence ATGGAAATCAGAGAATATTTAGAAAATCATTTATCAGAAAGCTCTGCACAAGGATATTTGTATGAAATAGAAAAGTTCAAAAGACATTATAAAAATCCTGCAAAAATAAGCCATCAGAATATTATGGATTATATAGAACTGGTCAGAAAAACCAATAGTCCACAAAGCACACACAAGATTTTACAGGCGATAAAAAAATACTTTGAATACTTACAGGAAACGGGAAAAGTAAAACATAATCCTGCGAAACCCATCAGAATAAAAGACGGAAAAGAAAACCCAATCCAATTACAGGAATTACTGACAGAAAAAGAATTGCAGAAGTTATTAGAACCAAGAGAAGAACGTTATCCAATACTTACAAAACGGAATCAAATTATCATCAGTTTACTCGTTAATCAAGCGCTATTAGTCGGAGATATTGAAAGATTAAAGATTGAAGATTTAGATCTGAAAGAAGCCAAAATAAAAGTTCAAAAAACAGCAATTACCAACGAAAGAATATTGAATTTAAAAGCCGAACAAATCCTATTATTTTATCAGTATTTACAGGAAGAAAGAGCGAAATTAGTAACATTTAGAACCGAAACAGAAAATTATTTTTTACTCGGAAAATTAGGAACTAAAACTACAAAAGAAGACATTAATTATTTAGTCTCAACCTATCAAAAGCAGTTTACAAAACGATTGACTTCCACAAGAATCCGACAAAGCGTGATAAAATTAAAATTAGACAACGGAGAAAACTTACGAAAAGTTCAATATTTTGCAGGACATAAACACGCAGACACCACGGAGAAATACAAAGAAACAGGAATAAATGCGTTACAAACAGCGATTAATCAGTTCCACCCGATAAAATAA
- a CDS encoding tyrosine-type recombinase/integrase yields MSDENIYLFRKELQSLGYCKTVVNTYPKQIRTFLEFIKKENTAIKSEDILNYYHHIKTVKGKRTKKLFSESYIAGILLSIRLYFDYLQRNGIIKISPYQLKIKQPKSEERKVFTNEEIRKLYDKSSELQTIILHLCYACGLRRNEAGELKINDIDLENNLLYIRKGKGKKRRVIPFTKQVQKDIKDFIFSSEGKEYLLNITATRIYEEFKKLLKKAELNNQGFTLHCLRHTIATQLLEQGMELEKVRDFLGHEYLGTTQIYTRIKAKWKSENI; encoded by the coding sequence ATGAGTGACGAAAATATTTATTTATTCAGAAAAGAATTACAGAGTTTAGGGTATTGCAAAACCGTTGTAAACACCTATCCAAAGCAAATAAGAACATTTTTAGAGTTTATCAAAAAAGAGAATACAGCAATAAAATCCGAAGATATTTTAAACTATTACCACCATATAAAAACGGTAAAAGGAAAGAGAACAAAAAAACTATTTAGTGAAAGTTATATTGCAGGAATCTTACTATCTATTAGACTTTACTTTGATTATTTACAAAGAAACGGAATCATAAAAATAAGTCCTTACCAACTGAAAATAAAGCAACCAAAATCAGAAGAAAGAAAGGTATTTACAAACGAAGAAATCAGAAAATTATACGATAAAAGTAGCGAATTACAAACCATCATATTACATCTATGTTATGCTTGTGGACTGAGAAGAAATGAAGCGGGAGAACTGAAAATAAACGATATAGATTTAGAAAATAATCTGCTGTATATCAGAAAAGGAAAAGGTAAAAAAAGAAGAGTTATTCCATTTACAAAACAAGTTCAGAAAGATATTAAAGATTTTATTTTTTCATCTGAAGGAAAAGAATATTTATTGAACATTACAGCAACAAGAATCTACGAAGAATTTAAAAAGTTACTCAAAAAAGCAGAATTAAATAATCAAGGATTTACATTGCATTGTTTAAGACATACCATTGCAACACAACTTCTAGAACAGGGAATGGAACTTGAGAAAGTGAGAGATTTTTTAGGACACGAATATTTAGGAACAACACAGATTTACACAAGAATAAAAGCCAAATGGAAATCAGAGAATATTTAG